Proteins encoded within one genomic window of Bradyrhizobium sp. CB1717:
- the mdcG gene encoding malonate decarboxylase holo-[acyl-carrier-protein] synthase — MTSPCKHAERPPGRHDLVFVSPAGWRAMLDARGDLATDALVARWPKMRWPTIRRRALPGETTGLALGLPLPPSAGKKRISFLVDNDHVASVARPPLLRQARAYAPRNWWPTLDRLDALARRHAVDARVFGSLAWQSLTGLDYVTTGSDLDVLFEFRTETDIDRFVVDVAEIEADAPMRLDGELMGADGAAVNWREFHGGAGELLVKSIDSVELLGRHQFISGAMAS; from the coding sequence GTGACCTCGCCCTGCAAGCACGCTGAGCGTCCACCGGGTCGTCACGACCTCGTCTTCGTCAGCCCGGCAGGGTGGCGCGCGATGCTGGACGCACGCGGCGATCTCGCAACCGATGCGCTGGTCGCGCGCTGGCCCAAAATGCGATGGCCGACCATCAGGCGCCGCGCCTTGCCAGGCGAGACAACGGGGCTCGCTTTGGGCCTGCCCCTGCCGCCCTCGGCCGGCAAGAAGCGGATCTCCTTCCTGGTTGATAACGACCACGTCGCCTCGGTCGCACGGCCGCCATTGCTGCGGCAGGCGCGGGCTTACGCGCCGCGCAACTGGTGGCCGACGCTCGACCGGCTCGACGCGCTGGCGCGTCGCCATGCGGTGGATGCGCGCGTCTTCGGCAGCCTGGCCTGGCAGTCGCTGACCGGGCTCGACTACGTGACCACCGGTTCCGATCTCGACGTCCTATTCGAGTTTCGAACCGAGACCGACATCGATCGCTTTGTCGTCGATGTCGCCGAGATCGAGGCCGATGCGCCGATGCGGCTCGATGGCGAGCTGATGGGGGCCGACGGCGCCGCGGTCAACTGGCGCGAGTTTCACGGCGGCGCGGGCGAGCTTCTGGTCAAGAGCATCGACAGCGTTGAGCTGCTCGGCAGGCATCAGTTCATTTCGGGAGCGATGGCATCATGA
- a CDS encoding MBL fold metallo-hydrolase — protein MSVIENSSAVLNWSVMTVKRAGLSRDLPSGNPDLMWVANSSTLIYGERDAVLVDTFLTAGQSKTLLDWVVSRGRNLTAIYVTHGHGDHFFGLVALLDRFPNAKAVAVPDVVDEMKTQLSPASLDGFWRKRFPGEIAERLVAAEPLAGELALEGHKLAVIDMGRTDTARSTALHVPSLDLIVAGDTVYNGIHPYLAETDTGSRLEWIAALDRLEALKPRFVVAGHKQPDHDDDPRNIAETRQYLLDFNRLDDATASPRELYEAMLELYPDRANPGSLWSGANAAKERKS, from the coding sequence ATGAGCGTGATCGAGAACAGCAGCGCCGTCCTGAACTGGAGCGTGATGACGGTAAAGCGCGCCGGACTGAGCCGCGACCTGCCGTCCGGCAATCCGGACCTGATGTGGGTCGCGAACTCCTCGACCCTGATCTATGGCGAGCGCGATGCGGTGCTGGTCGATACGTTCCTCACCGCCGGTCAATCGAAGACGCTGCTCGACTGGGTCGTGTCGCGCGGGCGCAATCTGACCGCGATCTACGTCACGCATGGGCATGGCGATCATTTCTTCGGCCTCGTGGCGCTGCTCGACCGCTTTCCCAATGCCAAGGCCGTGGCCGTTCCCGACGTCGTCGACGAGATGAAGACCCAGCTTTCGCCGGCGTCGCTCGATGGCTTCTGGCGCAAGCGATTTCCGGGCGAGATCGCAGAGCGCCTGGTCGCAGCGGAACCGCTGGCGGGCGAGCTCGCGCTCGAAGGACACAAACTCGCTGTCATCGATATGGGCCGGACCGACACGGCCAGGTCCACCGCGCTGCACGTTCCCTCTCTCGACCTGATCGTCGCGGGCGACACCGTGTACAACGGCATCCACCCTTATCTTGCCGAGACCGATACCGGAAGCCGGCTGGAATGGATCGCCGCGCTCGACCGGCTCGAGGCGTTGAAGCCGCGCTTCGTGGTCGCCGGACACAAGCAGCCGGACCATGACGACGATCCGCGCAACATCGCGGAAACCCGGCAATATCTGCTCGATTTCAATCGTCTCGACGACGCAACGGCATCGCCGCGCGAGCTCTACGAAGCGATGCTGGAGCTCTACCCCGATCGCGCCAATCCCGGGTCGCTCTGGAGCGGAGCCAATGCCGCGAAGGAGCGGAAATCATGA
- the mdcE gene encoding biotin-independent malonate decarboxylase subunit gamma, with product MTLDDIITSLFPDGHEVRNDKGILLGSATLRSGDSMLVLGVADRTALGVDEALRLSGHVLRSIDRDSGPILVLVDSDSQRMSKRDELLGLNEFLAHLAKVLIHADMNGRPTIGVLYGHSAAGALLATGLATRVLVGLPGADPAVMDLPSMAKVTKLSIEALEEKAKSTPVFAPGLSNLAQMGAVHLTWSHAASLADQLEALLADMPAARGRDALGKARGGRLKAAEIAERVRDLALQAR from the coding sequence TTGACGCTAGATGACATCATCACCTCGCTCTTTCCCGACGGACATGAGGTCAGGAACGACAAAGGTATCCTTCTCGGCTCGGCGACGCTGCGATCCGGCGACAGCATGCTCGTCCTCGGTGTCGCGGATCGAACGGCACTGGGCGTCGACGAGGCACTCAGATTGTCCGGCCATGTGCTCAGGTCGATCGATCGGGACAGCGGTCCGATCCTGGTGCTCGTCGACAGCGACAGCCAGCGCATGAGCAAGCGCGACGAGCTGCTCGGGCTGAACGAATTCCTCGCGCATCTCGCCAAGGTGTTGATCCACGCGGATATGAACGGCCGCCCGACCATCGGCGTTCTCTACGGTCATTCGGCGGCGGGCGCACTGCTTGCGACGGGCCTTGCGACGCGCGTGCTGGTCGGATTGCCGGGTGCGGACCCTGCGGTGATGGACCTGCCGTCGATGGCGAAGGTCACCAAGCTGTCGATCGAAGCGCTGGAGGAGAAGGCGAAGTCGACGCCAGTGTTCGCTCCGGGACTGTCCAATCTCGCGCAGATGGGCGCCGTTCACTTGACATGGAGCCATGCCGCCTCCCTCGCCGATCAGCTGGAGGCGCTGCTGGCCGACATGCCGGCCGCGCGGGGGCGGGATGCGCTCGGCAAGGCGCGTGGAGGCCGACTCAAGGCCGCCGAGATCGCGGAGCGTGTTCGTGACCTCGCCCTGCAAGCACGCTGA
- a CDS encoding acyltransferase domain-containing protein, which yields MTLAILCSGQGRQHRDMFALTGDAPEAAHLFARAATLLGGKDPREFVRREPDEALHRNRAGQLLCTLQALAAMAALGDVIPSGAIIAGYSVGEVAAWGVGGLFDAILTLDLVARRAEAMDAATHAGDGLIFVRGLTREQAGRLCERHGAAIAIVNPGDAVVIGGGREALNQIVADAGTMHGARIVALPVEVASHTQRLAGASVAFRETLNMAPVSFPPRTAARILSGIDAAPVVSLKIGLDKLAAQISQTVQWADCLQACVEAGATGFLELGPGHALSGMAAEVAPTLPARSLDDFRSLQGVRTWLMRHLRSWTD from the coding sequence ATGACACTCGCGATCCTGTGCTCGGGACAAGGTCGGCAGCATCGGGACATGTTCGCCCTTACAGGCGATGCGCCGGAAGCTGCGCACCTGTTTGCACGCGCCGCGACATTGCTGGGCGGCAAGGATCCGCGCGAATTCGTGCGCCGCGAACCCGACGAGGCCCTGCACCGCAATCGCGCCGGCCAGCTTCTGTGTACTTTGCAAGCGCTCGCAGCGATGGCCGCGCTCGGCGATGTCATTCCGTCCGGCGCGATCATTGCCGGCTACAGTGTCGGCGAGGTCGCGGCCTGGGGCGTCGGCGGCCTGTTCGACGCGATCCTCACGCTCGACCTCGTCGCGCGCCGGGCTGAGGCCATGGATGCGGCGACGCATGCCGGCGATGGGCTGATCTTCGTCCGCGGTCTTACGCGAGAGCAGGCCGGTCGCCTTTGCGAGCGCCACGGTGCAGCGATCGCCATCGTCAATCCGGGCGATGCCGTTGTCATCGGTGGTGGCCGGGAGGCATTGAACCAGATCGTCGCAGACGCGGGGACAATGCACGGCGCAAGGATCGTCGCCTTGCCGGTCGAGGTTGCCTCCCACACCCAGCGTCTGGCCGGCGCATCCGTCGCATTTCGCGAGACCTTGAATATGGCGCCGGTGTCGTTCCCGCCGCGGACCGCTGCGCGCATTCTGAGCGGAATCGATGCCGCTCCGGTCGTCTCGCTTAAGATCGGTCTCGACAAGCTTGCCGCACAGATCTCGCAAACCGTGCAATGGGCCGATTGCCTGCAAGCCTGTGTCGAGGCGGGTGCGACGGGTTTCTTGGAGCTCGGGCCGGGACATGCACTGAGCGGCATGGCCGCGGAAGTCGCCCCCACGCTTCCAGCGCGCTCCCTGGACGATTTCAGAAGTCTTCAGGGCGTCCGCACCTGGCTCATGCGCCACCTCAGATCCTGGACCGACTAG
- the mdcC gene encoding malonate decarboxylase acyl carrier protein, giving the protein MEDLRFQLSVRARAGGTRQSAIVGVVASGNLEVLVERILPDAECALEIKTAAIGFGEVWSAVIGDFVERYSPGGLRFSINDGGARPDTVSLRLAQAVRLIAENGQ; this is encoded by the coding sequence ATGGAAGATCTCAGGTTTCAGCTCAGCGTTCGCGCGCGGGCCGGCGGCACCCGGCAAAGCGCGATCGTCGGCGTGGTCGCCTCGGGCAATCTCGAAGTGCTGGTGGAACGCATCCTGCCGGATGCGGAGTGCGCCCTCGAGATCAAGACCGCGGCCATCGGCTTCGGTGAGGTGTGGAGCGCCGTGATCGGCGATTTTGTCGAGCGCTATTCGCCCGGCGGGTTGAGATTCTCGATCAACGACGGCGGCGCGCGCCCCGATACGGTCTCGCTGCGGCTGGCGCAGGCGGTGCGATTGATCGCGGAGAACGGCCAATGA
- the mdcA gene encoding malonate decarboxylase subunit alpha encodes MTSWQNNRVARDARIAAGAGLARGKVVEAHDATRLLEAVIRPGDRVCLEGDNQKQADLLSRALLAVDLARVNDLHMVQSGVVLPEHLDLFDRGVAKRLDYAYSGPQSARIARMLFGGKIELGAVHTYLELFARYFIDLTPQVALIAAVSADREGNLYTGPNTEDTPTVVEATAFKDGVVIAQVNEIVETVPRVDIPADRVHFIVKSDKPFFVEPLFTRDPAAITEGQILTAMLAIKGIYAPYRVERLNHGIGFSTAAIELLLPTFGERLGLKGKIATHFALNPHPALIPAIESGWVRQIHSFGSEVGMDDYIRARSDVYFTGPDGSLRSNRAFCQTAGLYACDMFIGSTLQIDLQGNSSTVTTSRIAGFGGAPNMGADARGRRHPSEPWLKAGAEADPDGAALMRRGRKLVVQIGETFGDRNVPLFVEKLDAIELAEKLNLELAPIMIYGDDVTHIVTEEGVASLLLCRTAQEREQAIRGVAGYTDVGRRRDHGMVARLRERGVIRRPEDLGINPLDADRSLLAARSIKDLVRWSGGLYTPPSKFRNW; translated from the coding sequence ATGACGAGCTGGCAGAACAACCGCGTCGCGCGCGATGCGCGTATTGCCGCCGGCGCCGGGCTCGCGCGCGGCAAGGTCGTGGAGGCGCATGACGCGACCCGCCTGCTGGAGGCCGTGATCAGGCCGGGCGACAGGGTTTGCCTCGAGGGCGACAACCAGAAGCAGGCCGATCTGCTCAGCCGCGCGCTGCTCGCCGTCGATCTCGCCAGGGTCAACGATCTGCACATGGTGCAGTCAGGCGTCGTTTTGCCCGAACATCTGGACCTGTTCGACCGCGGCGTCGCCAAGCGTCTCGACTATGCCTATTCCGGGCCGCAATCGGCGCGCATCGCGCGGATGCTGTTCGGCGGCAAGATCGAGCTCGGCGCGGTCCACACCTATCTCGAGCTGTTCGCCCGCTATTTCATCGACCTGACGCCGCAGGTTGCCTTGATCGCCGCCGTCAGCGCCGACCGCGAGGGCAATCTCTACACCGGCCCCAACACCGAGGACACGCCGACCGTGGTGGAGGCAACGGCGTTCAAGGACGGTGTCGTGATCGCCCAGGTCAACGAGATCGTCGAGACGGTGCCGCGCGTCGACATCCCGGCGGACCGGGTCCACTTCATCGTCAAGTCCGACAAGCCGTTCTTCGTCGAGCCGCTGTTCACGCGCGATCCGGCCGCGATCACCGAGGGACAGATCCTGACCGCGATGCTGGCGATCAAGGGCATCTACGCGCCCTATCGCGTGGAGCGGCTCAATCACGGCATCGGCTTCAGCACGGCCGCGATCGAGCTTCTGCTGCCGACCTTCGGCGAAAGGCTCGGGCTGAAGGGCAAGATCGCAACCCATTTTGCGCTGAACCCGCATCCCGCGTTGATTCCGGCGATCGAGTCCGGCTGGGTGCGGCAGATCCACTCGTTCGGCTCGGAGGTCGGCATGGATGACTACATCCGCGCCCGATCGGACGTGTATTTCACCGGTCCCGACGGCTCGCTGCGCTCCAATCGCGCCTTCTGCCAGACCGCCGGTCTCTATGCCTGCGACATGTTCATCGGCTCCACGCTGCAGATCGATTTGCAGGGAAATTCGTCGACCGTCACCACCTCGCGCATTGCGGGCTTCGGCGGTGCGCCGAACATGGGCGCGGATGCCCGCGGGCGGCGTCATCCGAGCGAGCCCTGGCTGAAGGCGGGAGCCGAGGCCGACCCCGATGGCGCGGCCCTGATGCGCCGCGGCCGCAAGCTGGTCGTGCAGATCGGCGAGACGTTCGGCGACAGGAACGTGCCGCTGTTCGTCGAGAAGCTCGACGCCATCGAGCTCGCGGAGAAGCTGAACCTCGAGCTCGCGCCGATCATGATCTATGGCGATGATGTCACGCATATCGTCACCGAGGAGGGCGTGGCCAGCCTCCTGCTGTGCCGCACCGCGCAGGAGCGCGAGCAGGCCATCCGCGGTGTTGCCGGCTACACCGATGTCGGTCGCCGGCGGGATCACGGCATGGTCGCGCGCCTGCGCGAACGCGGCGTGATCCGACGGCCGGAAGATCTCGGCATCAATCCGCTCGATGCGGACCGCAGCCTGCTGGCGGCGCGCTCGATCAAGGACCTCGTGCGCTGGTCGGGTGGCCTCTACACGCCTCCATCGAAATTCAGGAACTGGTGA
- the mdcB gene encoding triphosphoribosyl-dephospho-CoA synthase MdcB, with protein sequence MITTAARGVERTVLRRAQIAPSVSAIGAVASDCLVKELETWPKPGLVSHVDNGSHDDMDAGTFRRSAVAIRPYLQRLADAGALGCGMGRLRIIGLEAERAMFAATSGVNTHRGAIFGLGLLCAAAGARAGGLVDPRLPLGDVVARLWGDSILDGPVLLHSHGSAARRRFRAGGARIEAATGFPSIYGIGLPALRRAMSVVPQDTETARVEACFALIASVEDTNLLHRGGLDGLRFAHEEAHRFVASGGVCAPGWRARAQSIHESFVARRLSPGGSADLLAMTLFVDAHERPTS encoded by the coding sequence ATGATCACCACAGCCGCAAGAGGCGTGGAACGGACGGTGCTGCGCCGGGCGCAGATCGCGCCAAGTGTTTCCGCGATCGGCGCTGTCGCCTCGGACTGCCTCGTCAAGGAGCTGGAAACCTGGCCGAAGCCGGGGCTGGTGAGCCATGTCGACAACGGCAGCCACGACGATATGGATGCGGGCACGTTTCGCCGCAGCGCTGTGGCGATCAGGCCTTATCTGCAACGCCTGGCCGATGCGGGCGCGCTTGGATGCGGCATGGGCCGGCTGCGGATCATCGGCCTCGAGGCGGAGCGCGCCATGTTCGCGGCAACGTCCGGAGTCAACACGCATCGTGGCGCGATCTTCGGGCTTGGCCTGCTGTGCGCGGCGGCCGGCGCGAGAGCCGGTGGATTGGTCGATCCCCGGCTTCCGCTTGGCGATGTCGTGGCGCGCCTGTGGGGCGACAGCATTCTCGACGGTCCGGTGCTGCTGCACAGCCATGGCAGCGCGGCCCGCCGCCGCTTTCGCGCCGGCGGTGCGCGTATCGAGGCTGCAACAGGATTTCCGAGTATCTACGGAATCGGCTTGCCCGCCTTGCGGAGAGCAATGTCTGTCGTGCCGCAAGACACGGAAACCGCACGGGTCGAGGCGTGCTTCGCCCTGATCGCCTCCGTCGAGGATACCAACCTCCTGCATCGCGGTGGGCTCGACGGCCTTCGCTTTGCGCATGAGGAGGCGCATCGCTTTGTTGCTTCAGGCGGCGTCTGCGCGCCCGGCTGGCGCGCACGGGCGCAATCGATCCACGAGAGCTTCGTCGCCCGCCGTCTCAGTCCGGGGGGATCGGCCGATCTGCTTGCCATGACGCTCTTCGTCGACGCCCATGAGAGGCCGACCTCATGA
- a CDS encoding AraC family transcriptional regulator — protein sequence MSRGRRTIFDGIMPAGTLYVGAPSQQLCALFSAPYDFLHFHPAASVYFPCSCPGAVPASPEIFNDLVLLRDPFAEQLAKALTEHGHLADREFARCIGRTLAMHVARHERPHTKVNALAKWRLRRVEEYVGAHFERCISLSQLAKVAGLSRMHFAAQFRVATGYRPREYLLHERVERAKSMLTSSDTPLAEVALAVGFCTQAHFSTVFKRMTGDTPARWRSAVRNASASSNLSDGDPASAHKSMSLS from the coding sequence TTGAGCAGAGGCCGTCGCACCATCTTCGACGGCATCATGCCGGCAGGCACGCTCTATGTCGGCGCGCCGTCGCAGCAGCTCTGCGCATTGTTCTCCGCGCCGTACGATTTCCTGCATTTCCACCCCGCCGCCAGCGTCTATTTTCCATGCTCGTGCCCCGGCGCAGTTCCCGCCTCGCCCGAGATCTTCAACGACCTCGTCCTGCTCCGTGATCCCTTCGCCGAGCAGCTCGCGAAGGCGCTTACCGAACATGGCCATCTGGCGGACCGGGAATTTGCCCGCTGCATCGGCCGGACGCTGGCCATGCACGTTGCCCGGCACGAGCGACCGCACACGAAAGTCAACGCGCTGGCGAAATGGCGGCTGCGGCGCGTCGAGGAGTATGTCGGGGCACATTTCGAGCGCTGCATCAGCCTGTCCCAATTGGCCAAGGTCGCGGGACTGTCCCGCATGCACTTCGCGGCCCAGTTCCGCGTCGCGACGGGCTACCGACCGCGGGAGTACCTGCTGCACGAGCGCGTCGAACGCGCCAAATCGATGCTAACGAGCTCGGACACGCCATTGGCCGAGGTGGCGCTGGCCGTCGGCTTCTGCACCCAGGCGCATTTCTCGACCGTCTTCAAGCGGATGACGGGTGACACGCCGGCGCGCTGGCGGAGCGCCGTGCGGAACGCGTCAGCTTCCTCCAACCTCTCGGATGGCGATCCCGCGTCGGCGCACAAGTCCATGTCGCTCTCGTGA
- a CDS encoding efflux RND transporter periplasmic adaptor subunit, with the protein MKRNLTLALVALAAILIGGGLWFFASDKKPAVATAPVPTAVPVVAATVSGKDVPIYLRGIGTVIAYNTDVVRSQIQGQIIKIAFTEGQTVKTGDLLAQIDPRPYEAQIEQLTANRDRDEAQLANAEANLARYNQLGDKGYATPQLIETQTAQVAQLKAAVKADQAQIDEANVQLSYTRLTSAIPGITGVRQIDVGNVIHPTDPNGLVVVTQIEPISLLFTLPQTDLPVIQQHAAKGELKVIAYSQDNKMKLDEGTLLLVNNEIAGTTGTVQLKAVFPNHEHRLWPGQLVNARLLLEVQKNALTVAGSAVQQGPNGSYVYVVSPDQTAALRPVHVAQISDGQALIDQGLKSGDVVVVDGQYRLTEGSRVRELHGKAAREADLQSAVQDALP; encoded by the coding sequence GTGAAGCGGAACCTCACCCTTGCACTCGTCGCTCTCGCCGCGATCCTGATCGGCGGAGGCCTCTGGTTCTTTGCCAGCGACAAGAAGCCGGCCGTCGCGACCGCGCCGGTGCCCACCGCCGTGCCGGTGGTCGCCGCCACCGTCTCCGGCAAGGACGTCCCGATCTATCTGCGCGGCATCGGCACGGTGATCGCCTACAACACCGACGTCGTGCGCAGCCAGATTCAGGGGCAGATCATCAAGATCGCTTTCACCGAGGGACAGACGGTCAAGACCGGCGATCTGCTCGCCCAGATCGATCCGCGCCCTTACGAAGCACAGATCGAGCAGCTGACCGCCAATCGTGACAGGGACGAGGCGCAGCTCGCGAATGCCGAGGCCAATCTCGCACGCTACAACCAGCTCGGCGACAAGGGCTATGCGACCCCGCAACTGATCGAGACACAGACGGCGCAGGTGGCGCAGCTCAAGGCCGCCGTGAAGGCGGACCAGGCCCAGATCGACGAGGCCAACGTCCAGCTCAGCTACACGCGCCTGACATCGGCGATTCCAGGCATCACGGGGGTTCGCCAGATCGACGTCGGCAACGTCATTCATCCGACCGACCCCAACGGTCTCGTCGTCGTCACGCAGATCGAGCCGATCTCGCTGCTGTTCACCCTGCCGCAGACCGACCTGCCCGTGATCCAGCAGCACGCCGCAAAGGGAGAGCTGAAGGTCATCGCCTACAGCCAGGACAACAAGATGAAGCTCGACGAGGGCACGCTGCTTCTGGTCAACAACGAGATCGCGGGCACGACCGGCACCGTCCAGCTCAAGGCGGTGTTTCCGAACCATGAGCATCGGCTGTGGCCGGGCCAACTGGTGAACGCGCGCCTGCTGCTCGAGGTTCAGAAGAACGCGCTCACTGTCGCCGGCTCGGCCGTGCAGCAGGGGCCGAACGGCAGCTATGTCTATGTCGTATCTCCCGACCAGACCGCGGCCTTGCGTCCCGTCCACGTCGCGCAGATCAGCGACGGCCAGGCGCTGATCGACCAGGGGCTGAAGTCGGGCGACGTCGTCGTGGTCGACGGCCAGTATCGGCTGACGGAAGGCAGCCGCGTCCGGGAGTTGCATGGCAAGGCTGCGCGCGAAGCCGACCTGCAGAGCGCGGTGCAGGACGCGCTTCCATGA
- a CDS encoding AEC family transporter, giving the protein MTSNVILMALVPVFFVLLLGFVAGKARIVDNSHVEGLNALVMDFALPASLFAATASAPRDRITEQAPVFLVFGVTILVIYVGWYWFERTFFAVTRSDASVQALTVGFPNLAGVGLPILSTVLGPTGVVPVAVALATGSILVSPLTLVIVEMSVAKTRGAAAPSHPVLMAVRRALVKPVVWAPALGIVLSLSGMNLDPLVHACLTLIGNAAAGVALFLTGLVLSAQSLRLNWRVVAATGAADVMRPLVAVAIVYGLHLPPDAARTAILLAALPSGFFGILFAVNYRLDSATIGSMVIASTGFSIVTLAIAIAVLSPH; this is encoded by the coding sequence ATGACGTCGAATGTCATCCTGATGGCGCTGGTGCCGGTCTTCTTCGTCCTGCTGCTGGGGTTCGTCGCAGGCAAGGCTCGCATCGTCGACAACAGTCACGTCGAAGGTCTCAATGCGCTTGTGATGGATTTCGCCCTGCCGGCCTCGCTGTTCGCCGCAACCGCATCGGCCCCGCGTGACCGGATCACCGAGCAGGCTCCGGTTTTCCTGGTGTTCGGCGTGACGATACTGGTCATCTATGTCGGCTGGTACTGGTTCGAGCGCACCTTCTTTGCGGTGACGAGATCCGACGCGTCGGTGCAGGCTCTGACGGTCGGCTTTCCAAATCTTGCCGGCGTTGGTCTCCCGATCCTGTCGACCGTACTCGGGCCGACAGGCGTCGTCCCGGTCGCCGTCGCGCTGGCAACCGGCTCGATCCTCGTCAGCCCCCTGACCCTCGTGATTGTGGAGATGAGCGTCGCCAAGACCCGCGGCGCCGCTGCGCCGTCGCATCCGGTCCTGATGGCGGTGCGGCGCGCGCTCGTCAAGCCGGTGGTGTGGGCACCCGCGCTTGGCATCGTGCTCTCGTTGTCCGGCATGAATCTCGATCCACTTGTCCATGCCTGTCTCACCCTGATCGGGAACGCGGCTGCAGGCGTTGCCCTGTTCCTGACCGGTCTCGTTCTGTCTGCCCAGTCGCTTCGCCTGAATTGGAGAGTGGTTGCCGCAACGGGAGCTGCTGACGTCATGCGTCCGCTGGTGGCGGTCGCCATCGTCTACGGCTTGCACCTTCCGCCCGATGCCGCGAGGACGGCGATTCTGCTCGCGGCATTGCCCTCGGGCTTCTTCGGCATCCTGTTTGCCGTCAACTACCGGCTGGACTCCGCGACGATCGGCTCCATGGTCATCGCCAGCACCGGATTCAGCATCGTGACCCTTGCGATTGCGATCGCGGTGCTCTCTCCCCATTAG
- a CDS encoding alpha/beta hydrolase: protein MKPLNAGLAFAAALSLFATVPARAEPPKNIVLVHGAWVDASGWKPVYEILTKEGFRVTMVQEPETSFADDVTAAKRILDLQDGPTLLVGHSYGGSIITEAGVHPNVVGLVYVAAHAPDVGEDESALGKKTPSVLGKTEGVIKVTPDKFTYLDPVQFPKLFAPDLPRERAEFVARSQVLAATQVFSTPLTAAAWKTKPSWGIVAGSDQIINPDLERWYYERAKSQTTVIPGASHSVYESHPKEVAAVITRAARSIQQPATR from the coding sequence ATGAAACCCCTCAACGCTGGCCTCGCCTTCGCTGCCGCCCTCTCCCTGTTCGCGACTGTCCCGGCGCGCGCGGAACCCCCGAAGAACATCGTCCTGGTGCACGGCGCCTGGGTCGATGCGTCGGGCTGGAAGCCCGTCTATGAGATCCTGACCAAGGAAGGCTTCCGCGTGACGATGGTGCAGGAGCCCGAAACCTCGTTCGCCGACGATGTCACCGCGGCGAAGCGGATTCTCGATCTCCAGGACGGCCCGACGCTCCTCGTCGGTCACAGCTATGGCGGCTCGATCATCACCGAGGCCGGCGTCCATCCCAACGTCGTCGGTCTCGTCTACGTCGCCGCACACGCGCCCGACGTCGGCGAGGATGAATCGGCGCTCGGCAAGAAGACGCCGAGCGTGCTCGGCAAGACCGAAGGCGTCATCAAGGTCACGCCCGACAAGTTCACCTATCTCGATCCCGTGCAGTTCCCGAAACTGTTCGCGCCCGATCTGCCGCGCGAGCGGGCCGAGTTCGTTGCGCGCTCCCAGGTCCTGGCGGCGACCCAGGTGTTCAGCACGCCGCTGACCGCGGCTGCGTGGAAGACCAAGCCGAGCTGGGGCATCGTTGCCGGCAGCGACCAGATCATCAATCCGGATCTCGAGCGCTGGTACTACGAGCGCGCCAAGAGCCAGACCACCGTGATCCCGGGCGCCAGCCACTCCGTCTACGAGTCGCATCCGAAGGAGGTGGCGGCCGTCATCACCCGCGCCGCGCGCAGCATCCAGCAGCCGGCCACGCGCTGA